The following coding sequences lie in one Rutidosis leptorrhynchoides isolate AG116_Rl617_1_P2 chromosome 4, CSIRO_AGI_Rlap_v1, whole genome shotgun sequence genomic window:
- the LOC139841753 gene encoding probable glutathione S-transferase codes for MGEVKLFWTWSSPFAQRIVWALKLKDIDYELIYEDLENKSSLLLEYNPIHKKVPVLIHNGTPICESLVIIEYIDETWNTSTHRLLPDDPLARSNARFWAKFNDEQVMPSVLNIYVSEGIEQEKAKAPALENLNIVEKRLIGKKFFSGETLGFLDIVFGWIANHLEIVEETSGVKLLDEEKFPLISAWKDRFSDIPIVKENKPNRDMLITKYRYMRGYILSQ; via the exons ATGGGTGAGGTGAAGCTTTTCTGGACATGGTCAAGCCCATTTGCTCAGAGGATTGTTTGGGCACTCAAACTAAAAGATATTGACTATGAGCTAATCTATGAAGATCTTGAAAACAAGAGTTCTTTGCTACTAGAATACAACCCTATTCACAAGAAAGTGCCTGTGTTGATTCACAATGGAACACCAATATGTGAATCACTTGTGATTATTGAGTACATTGATGAGACATGGAACACAAGTACTCATCGTCTCTTACCTGATGATCCACTTGCCAGATCCAACGCACGGTTTTGGGCTAAGTTTAATGATGAGCAG GTGATGCCATCAGTACTCAATATTTATGTCAGCGAAGGGATAGAGCAAGAAAAGGCAAAGGCCCCTGCCTTAGAGAACCTAAACATTGTTGAAAAACGGCTAAtcggaaagaaattcttcagtggcgAAACACTTGGATTCCTAGACATCGTGTTTGGATGGATCGCAAATCATCTTGAAATAGTCGAAGAAACAAGTGGTGTAAAACTCTTAGATGAAGAAAAGTTTCCACTAATTTCGGCATGGAAGGATAGATTTTCTGATATCCCGATCGTTAAAGAAAACAAGCCAAATCGAGATATGCTGATTACCAAGTACCGGTACATGCGCGGGTACATCTTATCCCAATAA